In Primulina huaijiensis isolate GDHJ02 chromosome 4, ASM1229523v2, whole genome shotgun sequence, the DNA window GGACTGCTCTCGTGGAGATAAATTGATCTTGTTTACTTgctatatttttaatcatggtagCTTCGAAGTACCAGATAATTGAACAGTACAAAACTATGCTAAAGTGGAGGAATGTGATTGTGAATGAACTCTTATACAGGAAAATTTCATTATAATCATCtttttcaagattatttttAGGGATAGTAGCATATAGAAAACTTAGATATTTTTGAACGAATGTATTTTTCTTTCCTTCCCTTTTGAGAGGTGGGAAGTGTTGTTTCAAGTGGTTTGGAAGTAGAAGGAAAGCTTATTCAGCATGGTGTGCTAACTGTTATTTGTCTTGCTGCTCAGCATTATGCCATGTCAGGGCTTAAGACATGTTTGGTTATACATTCTCAAGATCCTAGAGCTGAATATCTTCTGAACTGCAAGATTGGACCGACTCTTACTCAATTCCAGGACAATCTGTCAGCCATTAGATTTGAAACCACAAAAGTATAGTTTTTTCCATGCCTCTCTTTCTTAGCTAGGCCTGTTCTGTGTTAGGCATCATCTGTTTTGGACTTCTGATAAGAAATAATTACTGAATGTAGATGATCCTTGAACCCCTCACGCGTATCAAGCAGGCAGATGCACATCTGAATCTGACCCAAGGTGTTCTCGAAGGGGTGGGTATGTGAAAATTTTCTTATAACGTGAAGTACATTATCATCTTCATTTTTAAAGGGTGTGTGTTTTTATGTACTTCTCATGAAATGTACTAGGTGGTGGGAGAAGAGCTAGGTATACTCCCAGGAATGGATTCTATATTTTCTGTTTTGGAACTTGACCGACTTGTGGGTTTCTTTGGTAATGTAACTAAGAGGAACcatgagaaaaataaatttgatatagTGATATATGATGGTGTAAGCACTGAAGAAACAATTCGTATGATAGGTGCAACGAGTAAAACAAGGTCTGATTCAAAATTCTCAATTTTCTCAACCCCATTGCCTTTTTAATCTTTTAATGATGATCAGTTGTGTATTTCCAAAGATTATACTTGAAATATTTGAGGAGTCTAGCCGAAAAGACAGATCTTGGGAGGGTAACAGGTCCATCTCTTCTCAGACTTGCCGTTGAAGCCTTGAATTTCAGTGAAAGAGGCACCAATCTAAACGGAAAACTAAGTTCGGAAAAATGGGATTATCTAGAAAAAGCCTTGGAGGTAAATAGTTTCCAGTTAACATATTTGGGACGTTGGCTCAGTTCTCTAATATGTGTTTCCGGATCCTTATTTTCTACAGAAAGCATCTTCCATGTTTTCAGAACCTCGGAAATTTGGCTGCTATATCATTATGGATCCGGCCAACCCCATATCTCTAAATGCGGCTTTGCGATATTGGGGTTGTGCAATTCAAGCTGGTGCACAGTTATCTGGTGCATTTGGCATTAAATTACCAAATTCGCCCAAGGTGTTGGATGAGATACTCAAGATAAATTTTTCACCATTACCCTCTTCTTTCATTCCACACCTTGAACTGGAAAGCTGTTTAAACTGGGACAAGGTCATGGTGAATGATCACAGCAAAGATGCCCGAGATCTACTTTCAGTGGCAGAAGAAAACACCCTATCTTCGGTGAAATTTAACCCTTCCAATAAATCGGTGACACTATTCATGCCGGGCTTCGACAAGTCAGAAATCAAGCTATATCAAGTATGTTTTTCATTTAAATGTATGATAAGTATCAGGGGTGTGTAGTTTAACCATGGTTTTCCAGGAAGAGATATTGGTGATTTGGTCTATATTAAATGGTACCAAATTCTTGAAGTAATATGCATTTTAATTCTGAGCTTGCAGTTTCGAGGTGGATCTGAGTTGTTGGTGGAAGCAGGTGATCAAAGGCGAGTCATTCGTCTTCCTCCTCAGAACCAGGGTAAGGTAGGAGGTGCAAAGTTTATAGATCGAAATCTGGTAATCACAATGCGCTAACTTAGGCATTCTTGATTTTTGGCCTGCCTGCCATCCTGTAGAGATTAAGTTTTTTTGCCCTTGAAGATAACATACTCATCTCCTAGCGTTCGATTCTTCTGTAAATGTGTGGGAAAAGCCTGTGTAAAACCATACGAGATTTGCTTAAAATCTGACATAATAAAACAAGCTTTTTAGTGCAAAGTCTCCAAGATTTGAGCAATAGCTTCACCAGCAGACCCTTCTTTGTTTTAGATTTGATTTCCTATGTTAAGTTCATGCATTTTATCATTCTGCCTTTGTCCAGAAAATGATGATGAAACAAGCTAGAAATTTGATATTTGGTTAATATTTGACTGAGAAGTCATCGTGTAGGTCTGATTATAGTTCTAAAAAACCTACAATTCGAGTTCTAAGTAGAATCGAAATCGAACTGCTTATATAGAGTTGCTGTCCCGATTCATGCTGGTCGATTCAATTTGAACTCAAATTTGTTACTTTAAATTTCAGTAGTCAAGAAAAAAATAACCGTACTGCAAGGTAATCACATTATTTGCGACGTctattaatttaaaatgttgctaaatatatatatgtatgtatatatatgtatgtatatatatatatatatatgtatgtatatatttgaaaagctcacattttttgaaaataaacatttaaatattttgcatgtatGCAACACTACTGAAAAAtatgtcatttaaaaataatcgtaaatttttcttttgaCAACTGCAGTTTAAAATTGCCGACACGGTCATAATATGTGTACgtaaaaataatttaagtaAACATATTGATAATCAACCCCATAACAAAATCGACGTATCAATATGTTCATGTCCACTCAAACTCATAAAAACGTGATGTGTGGAAAAgcatggtcctcgggtcgtgtgtgCATATCCAGCCTTGTCTACTTAGGATTTGGTACCTCCTGTCCCCCCATcgacatgctcacctgcatcattcacacctagtgagtctaaagactcaacacacctgtaccgtgatatcaaatacatatacaCATCATGCAGcggtgaaaaatattatattcaacTTACATTTCATGATCAGGGAAAATCGTATGCATAAACGCAACCCGTCAAAACGTAATAATAATCATAACACATTATCATATTAATATATACGcgttcattttcttaatttgaatttcatTCGTCAGCTATTACTTTCGTAttatcatgtcagtcgatggatccatctacgtgtaatcGAGGTACCCGGCGACGAGGACATCATCAAcaacattacccgtccactgagccctgaccttacatgtcatcgtgtcatcgtattattcacaaccaactctcatccttcaaaaacttTTCATCACATTCATTGCTTAATAAAAGCAtacatatacgtaatttttttccttaaaatcaagcatgcaccgtagatttcataattacataaaaaaatcataaacatgctgtgtaaacatttaaaaacatgataaatttgtgatcagggcgctgctaggactaaaattcaccccgggtgcaaaatgactattttgcccctTGGAACCCTAAATGACTGAAACgttcactactcgtttttcttaaaaagtactatatatatatatatatacacatccagtaagatcaaccatcaattccctcaacatcaatatcaggttcacctacatcgatcacatCTAGCGAGTCTATTAACTCAGCAAACCATAACCATAATAACGAGTAATATATgtacaatcacatgcaacagtgaaaatatttttacttaacataacatttaatgaacatgcataaaaataaaattttcattttatcataaacatatttcatttcatcatatatgtatatattttctttttcgttgaattcagatcgttaattgttactttcgtattagctgaatgtcgatggatccatctacgtattaccacagtactgggcgacagagacatcagcgacactcttacCCGTCAACTgaaccttggccttacatatcgtcgtatcatcataatcatcgtatcatcatattagtcacaattatttCACTTCTTTCagcatttcatattttcatcactttgtaaaaattaagcatataataatcattttccttttaaaccaagcatacaacatatcttttaactgtatcatttcatcataaaattccaaaaacctttaaaataagcttattatcattatttacaacattcagggcactgtcacgacgtttactatttttctggtgtaaaattatcgtttggcccctagacgtaaaatttctctaTTTTGACTTTTTCGTACTTCGTTGACACTAgatcatcccaaataattatttaagcttaaattaaattttttatatttttatgtggcTTGAATTCATGGTTTTCTATTTATTTCGTAAATATTAATTCGTAGAGCGTTTTAAtttcgaattaattcaaaattcaatattaaattctcaaattttaaacatagactttttattgtCTAATTTACTCTTGTGAACCATgaaccacccccgtggaccaacGGTTCGACCCTTAGCTATTAAAACCCTAAACCGAACCCTTAACTAGCTACCTTTGAGCCATCTTGTGAATTCTTCGAGCCGATCCCGAGCCACACCGAGCCAGATTCTTCCCAAGCCACGAGAATAGGGGCTATTCGTGAGGAGTTTAGCTCAGCCAGGGTGGTCAGGGCTGGGATGGGATGAAACGTctacttattcgttttcttaaaaagtactagaaatatttttttttaaaaccctcAAATTTTCGACCTTTCCATATACATATACCAAAAATACCTTTgctccatttttaaaataaaacatccaactagtacttgaaaaatacaaaggaaaatattttaaagtataaaatcgtcaaacgttttaccaacctaaaaagtaataaatgttgaaaaatgtagcccatactaaacctctcaaaaatctttcaaaagcataagtaaaatgtcgtaaaaatctttaacttaaaatcaaaacttaaatgcggaaatagaagcgctggtcctcgggttatgtgcaccgacagtccagcaagatcTCCCCTCAAGGCCTCCAACATCATATTCATTAATATTACTTGCAtcaacacacctagtgagtctaaagactctacacgcatatccttgataacgagtaatacgtaatacacgtcacatacaacagtgaaaattacttgtatttaaaatatcgttttcatcataaagcataaactttaacataaacattttcatcaacGTGTAAGATCATATACATTTTCGTATCATCATAAGcatatacatatcatcatatacatatacatatccgtatccaaggatatacgatcgtcgggctgccacttggaccataaccctcacgatatctccaacatataaTCGTGTTTGTCACAAtaccttcacatccttcaacatgtcatcctcacttaataaaaatcattcgtatacgtatcgtttttatttttgaaaccaagcattcaacatatat includes these proteins:
- the LOC140975310 gene encoding ATPase GET3D, chloroplastic yields the protein MASCSASPLLSSSFLTPEVCRFGSVFPMKMTLKRRKLRSNGDSSLNLLVVNAAKNGSSEKPTKLVTFLGKGGSGKTTAAIFAAQHYAMSGLKTCLVIHSQDPRAEYLLNCKIGPTLTQFQDNLSAIRFETTKMILEPLTRIKQADAHLNLTQGVLEGVVGEELGILPGMDSIFSVLELDRLVGFFGNVTKRNHEKNKFDIVIYDGVSTEETIRMIGATSKTRLYLKYLRSLAEKTDLGRVTGPSLLRLAVEALNFSERGTNLNGKLSSEKWDYLEKALEKASSMFSEPRKFGCYIIMDPANPISLNAALRYWGCAIQAGAQLSGAFGIKLPNSPKVLDEILKINFSPLPSSFIPHLELESCLNWDKVMVNDHSKDARDLLSVAEENTLSSVKFNPSNKSVTLFMPGFDKSEIKLYQFRGGSELLVEAGDQRRVIRLPPQNQGKVGGAKFIDRNLVITMR